A single Ghiorsea bivora DNA region contains:
- a CDS encoding NADH-quinone oxidoreductase subunit B family protein, with the protein MSDPLNLLWLQSGGCGGCTMSLLNAESPDVLGCLDMAGINLLWHPSLSLETGLQVTNILNDIAAGKIKLDILCLEGSVIRGPNNTGKFHMLAGTGEPMMHWVERLSAQAEYVVAVGTCAAYGGITAAGGNPSDACGMQYDGEKKGGLLGADFRSKVNMPVVNIAGCPTHPNWVTDTLAEIALGDFSEANMDSLGRPRSYADQLVHHGCTRNEFYEFKASAEKPSDLGCMMEHMGCVGTQAHADCNTRLWNGEGSCIRGGYACINCTAPGFEEPGHNFTQTPKIAGIPVGLPTDMPKAWFVALASLSKAATPERLKKNAVADHIEVAPSIHLKNKR; encoded by the coding sequence ATGAGCGACCCACTCAATTTGTTATGGCTTCAATCAGGGGGCTGTGGTGGTTGTACCATGTCATTGCTGAATGCGGAGTCGCCTGATGTATTAGGCTGCTTGGATATGGCGGGCATCAACCTTTTATGGCATCCATCGTTAAGCTTAGAAACAGGTTTGCAAGTCACCAATATTTTAAATGATATTGCTGCTGGAAAAATTAAACTGGATATTTTGTGTTTGGAAGGTTCGGTGATTCGTGGCCCGAATAATACGGGTAAGTTTCACATGTTGGCAGGTACGGGAGAACCCATGATGCATTGGGTTGAGCGACTGTCAGCACAAGCTGAATATGTTGTTGCAGTTGGAACATGTGCGGCTTATGGCGGTATCACCGCAGCAGGTGGCAACCCATCCGATGCTTGTGGTATGCAATATGACGGTGAAAAAAAAGGTGGGCTTTTGGGGGCTGATTTTCGCTCCAAGGTAAACATGCCTGTGGTCAATATTGCAGGTTGCCCAACCCATCCCAACTGGGTGACAGACACATTGGCTGAAATTGCTTTGGGTGATTTTAGCGAAGCCAATATGGATAGCTTGGGTAGGCCACGCAGTTATGCTGACCAATTGGTGCATCATGGTTGCACACGGAATGAGTTTTATGAGTTTAAAGCCAGTGCTGAGAAACCCTCGGATTTGGGTTGTATGATGGAGCACATGGGGTGTGTAGGAACGCAAGCGCATGCTGATTGTAACACAAGGCTTTGGAATGGCGAAGGTTCATGTATTCGCGGTGGCTATGCGTGTATTAACTGCACAGCACCAGGTTTTGAAGAACCTGGGCATAATTTTACCCAAACACCCAAAATTGCAGGTATCCCTGTGGGTTTACCAACAGATATGCCTAAAGCATGGTTTGTTGCCTTGGCATCCTTATCCAAAGCAGCAACACCTGAACGATTAAAGAAAAATGCAGTGGCCGACCATATTGAAGTGGCACCAAGTATTCACCTAAAGAACAAACGATGA